Within the Streptomyces sp. R41 genome, the region CCGCCGCGTACACCACGAGCGTGATGCCCAGGGCCAAGGGGATCGCGCGGGGGATGGTGCGCGCCGGATCCCGTACCTCCTCACCGAGCGTCGCGATCCGCGCGTATCCGGCGAACGCGAAGAACAGCAGCCCGGCCGCCTGAAGCACCCCGCCCGCGCCGGCGGAGACACCGATGTCCAGCCGTCCGGCGTCGGAGGCGCCCGAGCCGAGGCACACGACCACCACGGAAGCGAGGACCGCCAGGACCACCGCCACGATCGCCCGCGTCAGCCAGGCCGACTTCTGTACGCCGCCGTAGTTCACCGCGGTCAGGACCACCACGGCCGCGACCGCCACCGCGTGCGCCTGCCCCGGCCAGACATACGCGCCCACGGTGAGCGCCATCGCCGCGCAGGAGGCAGTCTTGCCGACGACGAAGGACCAGCCCGCCAGGTACCCCCAGAAGGCTCCGAGCCGCTCGCGCCCGTAGACATACGTGCCGCCGGAAGCGGGGTACAGGGCTGCCAGCCGGGCTGAGGACATTGCGTTGCAGTAGGCGACCACGGCGGCGACCGCGAGCCCGAGCAGCAGCCCGGACCCGGCTGCCCGCGCGGCGGGGCCCAGCGCCACGAAGATGCCGGCACCGACCATCGAGCCGAGCCCGATGACCACGGCGTCCCCGACGCCCAGGGTGCGCCGCAACTCGGAACCGGACTGTGTCATGCGCCGCACCCTACTGATCGCTGCAACCGACCGGCGCCGACGAGACGTCCTCCCCGGCAACGAGACAAGAACACCAGCACGACCGCCGGACTGCTCGAACTTGCCGGACTGCTCGAACTTGAAGGCATGGACACAGCCCGGCCGGAGCAGAAGCACAGCGCAGGCACAGCACGGAGAGGCAGGTTCACGGCATGAGCATCATCAGCTGGATCATTCTGGGACTGTTGGCCGGAGCCATCGCCAAATTCCTGCTGCCGGGCCGTGACCCGGGCGGTTTCATCGGCACGACCCTCATCGGCATCACGGGGGCCTTCATAGGCGGCTGGATCTCCGCGCGCTGGCTCGACCACCCGATCACCAAGCAGTTCTACGACGGCGCCACGTGGGCGGCCGCGATCGGCGGCTCGCTCGTCCTGCTCGTCCTCTACCGCATCCTGTTCGGCGACTCGCGCCGTTGAGCGCGCACCCCGAGGCCGCAGCCAGCAGGCGAGAAGGGTGGGCACCTCCGGGTGCCCGCCCTTCCTCGTACGCGCAACGAACCGACGGCTACCGGTAGTTCACGAACTGCAGCGCGAAGTCGAAGTCCTTGCCCTTGAGCAGCGCCTGCACGGCCTGCAGGTCGTCACGGCTCTTCGAGCTGACGCGCAGCTCGTCGCCCTGGACCTGCGCCTTCACGCCCTTCGGGCCCTCGTCGCGAATGATCTTCGCCACCTTCTTCGCGTTCTCCTGGGAGATGCCCTCCTCGATCGACGCGAAGATCTTGTACTCCTTGCCGGAGAGCTGGGGCTCACCGGCGTCCAGCGCCTTCAGCGAGATGCCGCGCTTGATCAGCTTGGTCTCGAACACATCGAGGATGGCCTTCACCCGCTCCTCGGAGTTCGCTTCCATCAGGATCTTCTCGCCGGACCAGGAGATGGAGGCGCCGACGTTCTTGAAGTCGTAGCGCTGCGAGATCTCCTTGGCGGCCTGGTTGAGGGCGTTGTCGACCTCCTGCCGCTCGACCTTCGAGACGATGTCGAAACTGGAGTCGGCCATGTCCTGTGGCTCCTTGTATCGGGGTGCGGATCGGGGTGCATGGAGATGCATGGGGGCGGCCGTCGAGCCCGCCACCGGTCCCGGGCCGCATCCGCATAAGCCTAGCCACCCCCTCCCCTCCAAGCGCCGATCAATGGGGTGGCGAAGCACCCCCGGGCATCAGGTATCGTTTACGTCGTTGCCAGCGAGCACCGCCAAAAAGCGGGTCTCAAGGCAGCAACCCCGGCGGTGTGCCCGAGCGGCCAAAGGGAGCAGACTGTAAATCTGCCGGCTCAGCCTTCCCAGGTTCGAATCCTGGCGCCGCCACACGAAGGTAGACCCCCTCCGATCTGCGGAAACGTAGATCGGAGGGGGTCTCTTTGTTATCGAACACGATCTTTCCGCTGGAATCGAAAAAGGGTGACTTGTCTCACCCGGTCTCGCCCGGATCCCACTCCTGATCAGCCTGTGTCCCCCAGGCGTCCCCCGGGGGACGGACGGGCGGTCACTCCGGCTCGTTCCACTCGCGCAGGGCGACGTCTATCCGGCGGTTGGCTCGCTCCTGCGTTTGGGCGAGCACCTTCGCGTACACCCTGAACAGCACGGCGATCGTGTGGCCTGCTCGCCGGGCGCACTCCATGGGGTCCACGCCTGAGCTGAGCCAGAACGAGACTCCGGCGTGACGCAGGTCGTAGGGCCGCCGCGCGATCAGAGATGCGGCCTCCGCCTCTGTGAGCACTTTTTCCCGAGCCTTTGCCCAGACCTCCCCGTAGCCGGTTTCTTGCAGCAGGCCCCCGCGGCTGGTCCGAAACAGCCGTCCGTCGGGCGCCGTGCCTTGGGTGGCAATGTGCTGCCGGAGCTGCCGGACGAAGTGGGGAGGGATCGGCACCGGTCGCGAGTCCTTCTCAGCCCTGGCCTTCAGGTGCCGGGCCTGGTGCGCCGTCCCGTCATCCGTCCAGCTCCGGCCGGCCCGCACCACGCCCTGCCGCAGGGTCAGCGTGCCCCAGCCCTTCTCCGGCAAGTCGCACTGCGTCGCAAGGAGCGCTGCGGCCTCGGCCGGTCGCATCGCGGCGTAGTAGAGGCACCCGAAGAATGCCTCAAGATGCTCACCGCGAGCCCCCTGAGCGCGCACCCCGGCAAGGAGTGCCCGAACCTGCCGCGGGTTGGCGACGCTTTCAGGGTCGACCTCTTCCGCCGACTTCGGGGCGGTCCACTTCACAGTGGTGAGCGGGTTGACCGGTGTCACGAAGTACTGCTCTTCCACGGCAAACCCGAGGACGTCACTCAGGCAGGCTCGCTTGCGCTTTACTGTGCGGGCCGCAGCCGCTTTGCCATCGAGCTTCAACGCCAAGGCATCGAGCGCGAGCCGGACGGTTGCGGGATCTTCCAGGGCGCCGATGGATACCGAGTTCTTGGCCATCCAGCGGAGCGCGCGGTCAACGTCCTCCGGTGGCTCCTCGGTCCAGCGGTTCCGGTTGTAGGCCCACCCGTACAGGGCCTGCCGCAGGAGGCGGGTCTCGGGCATGCCTGCTCGGGTCCTGACAAGAGCAGGCGTGATGGTGGCCAACGCGTCCGCGTAGTTCCTCCGTGACTTCGCGGGCGCCGCGGTCCACTTCCGGTCGATGTACGCGCGGGTGTGCTCGTACCAGGTCACTGCGCCCTGTTTCGCGCGGAGTTCGGAGACGGGGAGGCCCGTCTCTTCGTCGAATTGCTCGCCCCGCCGCACGGCGGACATCAGCTCGGAGCGCCTGCCGTCCGCCTGTGCCTTGAGTTGGTAGCTCTTGGAGTGCTTGCGCTCCCCGACCAACCAGCGCAATCGGTAGGGCTTCGGTCGGTCCCTGCGTACTTCGAGCGAGTACAGGCGTACGTCGTAGGTGAGTGCCACGGGTCTCCCATTGAAAAGGGCCCGCCGGTTGGCGAGCCCTTGGTTGATTCACGAGGTTTGCTCAGGCTGCGGCGCGCTCTTCGCAGCGTTCCCACCACGCGTCCAGGTCGGCGCGGCTGACGCGGAGTTGGCCGTTGGGGAGCTTCTGGAGGCGGGGGGCCTGGCCGCGAGCGCGCATGCGGTAGAAGGCGGCGCGGCTCATCTTGATCTCTGCGAGGACTTCGGGGAGCTTGAGCTTCTGGGGGCGGGCCATTGCACTCCTTCGGGAAGGGGCGTTCTGGGGGTGGGAGAGTTCGAGTGACATTCCTCTGAGTCGCGACTCATCGGCACTCAGCGGCACTCAGAGGGGTCTTGAGACGCGATGAGTCGCGACTCAGGCAAATGTGTTTCGCACTGGGCGAGGGTGATCCCGTTGTAGGTGACCACCTGCCGACCGTACGGGTCGCGGGGTCGGGTGCGGTTGAGTTGCGGGACGACGGACAGCAGGTTGCGGCCGAACACCTGCTTCGTGCCGGGGCGGACGCCGTTGTCCTCGGCCCACTCCCGCCAGACCGCCCACAGCGCATCGACGGGCACGCTGCATGCCGGTCCGGTGGTGCAGCGTTCGCGGATGAATGCGCTGGTGGGTGAGGCGGTGTCCTGCATGGTGGTGACCGCTTCGCGGCTGGAGGGCGGCTCGGTGATCCGCCCGGTGCGCTGGAGACGGGCGAGTCCTTCCAGTGCCCAGTTGAGGATGCCGGGCATCTCTGCGGTGAGGCGGTCGGTGAGGGTGGTGTCTTCCTTGCCAAGCCACGACACCCGCATGTTGAGCAGCACGAACCGTTTGGCAATGACCCCGGATGAGTCACCGAAGTGCGGCAACTCGTTGGAAAGAATCATCAGCCGCGAGGGCAGTTTGCCCGTCCACGGTTCGCGGTACTTGCGGTCAATGTCGATCGTGTCGTCACCGGAGATCGTCAACAGCCGCTCCACAACCTGGCTGTTGTCGTTGCCGGAAAGCCGGGCGTCCGAGATGACTGCGAGGGGCTTGCCGACCAGCGTGGACAGACCGAAGTTCGTACCGAGGCCGGCAAGGGTCGGCCCGGCCAGGTTCTCCTTTCCAACCAGCTCTTTCAGCACGCGGGCGATGGTGCCCTTACCGGAGCGGGAGGGGCCGACGATGAGCAGGATCTTCTGCTGGTCGGTGCGCCCGGAGAGGATGTAG harbors:
- a CDS encoding APC family permease — encoded protein: MTQSGSELRRTLGVGDAVVIGLGSMVGAGIFVALGPAARAAGSGLLLGLAVAAVVAYCNAMSSARLAALYPASGGTYVYGRERLGAFWGYLAGWSFVVGKTASCAAMALTVGAYVWPGQAHAVAVAAVVVLTAVNYGGVQKSAWLTRAIVAVVLAVLASVVVVCLGSGASDAGRLDIGVSAGAGGVLQAAGLLFFAFAGYARIATLGEEVRDPARTIPRAIPLALGITLVVYAAVSVAVLSVLGSGGLGHAAAPLADAVRAAGVPGLVPLVRVGAAVAALGSLLALILGVSRTTLAMARDGHLPGGLAAVHPRFHVPHRAELAVGVVVAALAATVDVRGAIGFSSFGVLAYYAVANASAWTLSSVPATRVGPVVGLVGCVTLAFALPGVSVVVGTAVLAVGAMAYGVRRWVAAR
- a CDS encoding GlsB/YeaQ/YmgE family stress response membrane protein, yielding MSIISWIILGLLAGAIAKFLLPGRDPGGFIGTTLIGITGAFIGGWISARWLDHPITKQFYDGATWAAAIGGSLVLLVLYRILFGDSRR
- a CDS encoding YajQ family cyclic di-GMP-binding protein → MADSSFDIVSKVERQEVDNALNQAAKEISQRYDFKNVGASISWSGEKILMEANSEERVKAILDVFETKLIKRGISLKALDAGEPQLSGKEYKIFASIEEGISQENAKKVAKIIRDEGPKGVKAQVQGDELRVSSKSRDDLQAVQALLKGKDFDFALQFVNYR
- a CDS encoding site-specific integrase, encoding MALTYDVRLYSLEVRRDRPKPYRLRWLVGERKHSKSYQLKAQADGRRSELMSAVRRGEQFDEETGLPVSELRAKQGAVTWYEHTRAYIDRKWTAAPAKSRRNYADALATITPALVRTRAGMPETRLLRQALYGWAYNRNRWTEEPPEDVDRALRWMAKNSVSIGALEDPATVRLALDALALKLDGKAAAARTVKRKRACLSDVLGFAVEEQYFVTPVNPLTTVKWTAPKSAEEVDPESVANPRQVRALLAGVRAQGARGEHLEAFFGCLYYAAMRPAEAAALLATQCDLPEKGWGTLTLRQGVVRAGRSWTDDGTAHQARHLKARAEKDSRPVPIPPHFVRQLRQHIATQGTAPDGRLFRTSRGGLLQETGYGEVWAKAREKVLTEAEAASLIARRPYDLRHAGVSFWLSSGVDPMECARRAGHTIAVLFRVYAKVLAQTQERANRRIDVALREWNEPE
- a CDS encoding helix-turn-helix transcriptional regulator — its product is MARPQKLKLPEVLAEIKMSRAAFYRMRARGQAPRLQKLPNGQLRVSRADLDAWWERCEERAAA
- a CDS encoding phage/plasmid primase, P4 family, which gives rise to MTETEELPPPANPLAVARRLLPDWQTEDGRLMCRRWRASWMRWNGSCWREVDEAQIRAAMYTRLEHTVYQSPGKDGQTEERDWAPTKQKIGNLLDALGAITLLPTDTDTPAWIDDQGATGQDQGPIVACQNGLLRIRDRALLPHGPEFFNLVSVPFAYDPDASAPTWQRFLAQVWPDDPDAVNALQEWFGYILSGRTDQQKILLIVGPSRSGKGTIARVLKELVGKENLAGPTLAGLGTNFGLSTLVGKPLAVISDARLSGNDNSQVVERLLTISGDDTIDIDRKYREPWTGKLPSRLMILSNELPHFGDSSGVIAKRFVLLNMRVSWLGKEDTTLTDRLTAEMPGILNWALEGLARLQRTGRITEPPSSREAVTTMQDTASPTSAFIRERCTTGPACSVPVDALWAVWREWAEDNGVRPGTKQVFGRNLLSVVPQLNRTRPRDPYGRQVVTYNGITLAQCETHLPESRLIASQDPSECR